One Mycobacterium paraseoulense genomic window, TGAGGCTCGGTGAAGATGACCTGCGCAAGACTGCCGGCGTCGCGGGCCGTCAACTCGTTCTCGGACAGTTCTCGCCCCGCGGCGCGGGCGGCGATGATGTCGGCGACGACGTGGCCGTGATAGGTGGAGATGTGCGAAAGGCGGGCGCGTCCGGTGGTATCTCCCAAGGCGTATAGCCAGTCGCCGGTGACCCCGGCCGCTTGGAGATGGTCATTCACTGAAACGGGCTCGCCGCCCGGCAGGCCAACATTCTCCAGCCCGATGTTCTCGGTATTGGTGCGGCGTCCTGCGGCTATGACGATCTCGTCGACCTCGATGGCCTGGCGATGAAAAGTTGCCGTGACGGGACCGCCCAGCTCCGGGCGGGCGACCGCCGACAACTCTGTCTGAAAGTGAATCGTGACGCCTTTGCTTCGCAGTGATTGCGCCACGAGCTCACGGGCTTCGGGTTCCCAGTCGCGAAGCAGGCATTTCCCACGGACCAAAAGTGTTACCGCGGAGCCCAAACCGCTCAGGATGGTCGCGAACTCCACGCTGACCGGACCGCCGCCCACCACCAGGGCGCGAGGTGGCACTCGTGTCATGGTCGTCAATTCCCGATTGGTCCACGGGCGTGCTTGTGCCAATCCGGGTATCTCCGGCACGTGAGGACGAGTGCCGGTGGCCAAGACGACCGCGTGGCGCGCCTCCAACACGGCGTCGGTGTCATCGGCAAGCGCCACGCGCACTGTTCGTTCGCCGCTCAACCGACCGAACCCATGAAACACTGCCACACCGGCTTGCCGCAATGATGCTATCCGGTCTTGATCCGTGAGGTGCTCGATAATCGCGTCGCGTTTAGCGAAGACGGCCGCAACGTCCAGCTCGCTACCCGTCATCGCTTCTCGCACACCAGGAACTGACTTCGCGAGGTTGAACACCTCGATCGGGCGAAGCAGTGTTTTGCTCGGGTTGCAGCCCCAGTAGTGACACTCCCCACCGACCAGACGATTCTCAACGAGCGCGACCGAAAGGCCCACGGACGCAAGCTTTCGCACGGCCGCCACACCGCCCACCCCGCCGCCTAGGACGACCACGTCGAAGTCTTTACCGACTTTCATTAACCCTCGCTTCCGATGATCGGTACGCGCAGCCGTGCCTGAACCGATTCACTGGGTCGGCGCAGCGCT contains:
- a CDS encoding dihydrolipoyl dehydrogenase family protein produces the protein MKVGKDFDVVVLGGGVGGVAAVRKLASVGLSVALVENRLVGGECHYWGCNPSKTLLRPIEVFNLAKSVPGVREAMTGSELDVAAVFAKRDAIIEHLTDQDRIASLRQAGVAVFHGFGRLSGERTVRVALADDTDAVLEARHAVVLATGTRPHVPEIPGLAQARPWTNRELTTMTRVPPRALVVGGGPVSVEFATILSGLGSAVTLLVRGKCLLRDWEPEARELVAQSLRSKGVTIHFQTELSAVARPELGGPVTATFHRQAIEVDEIVIAAGRRTNTENIGLENVGLPGGEPVSVNDHLQAAGVTGDWLYALGDTTGRARLSHISTYHGHVVADIIAARAAGRELSENELTARDAGSLAQVIFTEPQVATAGRTERQARAEGFAVRTRTACYPGTLSFLALFRDGFRAWAKLVIDVETNTVLGATFVGPEFSELVQAATLAIVAKVPVSLLRHAVAPHPTVNQVWDLLVAHDLEDDGPKTPTSTQANRLIYQAR